One Mugil cephalus isolate CIBA_MC_2020 chromosome 10, CIBA_Mcephalus_1.1, whole genome shotgun sequence genomic window carries:
- the rxylt1 gene encoding ribitol-5-phosphate xylosyltransferase 1 yields the protein MKIPKRKLFLLIIFAYVAFSLYAAYNVFFSTKVISRVHRVVKKEAGALSGGVRDGAAPFFADEWNPWEDEQVEYNSALNKKREAFKQYMGKIDKTKPKRYKVQIWGKAAIGLYLWEHILEGPLNPTDKVAQWREGELQSGKIDFSFYTGPAVVQGHVPLDMNSLVLVLNGREQQKVSYSTRWLEHVQALVQSHTVSHVAVVLLGNEHCSNEWIGPHLKRNGGFVDLLFVVYDSPWVNDKDVFQWPLGVATYRQFPMIRPNAQLITSNRPYLCNFLGTLYRNSSREMLMHVLKHSGMDKECITAPREKWLPQETADSLRQYQTALAQSELTLCPVGINTECYRIYEACSYGSVPVVEDVLTPGSCAAGPSSPLRLLKAAGAPFVFISDWRELPSILEREKGMSQEQRVDRRRRLLEWYASFRQQMKERFTEVIEENFFKNV from the exons atgaaaatacCCAAAAGAAAATTATTCCTTCTAATTATTTTTGCATATGTGGCATTTTCACTCTATGCTGCATATAATGTCTTCTTCAGTACCAAAGTAATATCCCGTGTTCACAGGGTAGTGAAGAAAGAGGCAGGGGCACTATCGG gTGGCGTCCGAGATGGTGCAGCTCCGTTTTTTGCAGATGAATGGAATCCGTGGGAGGACGAGCAAGTGGAGTACAACTCAGCTCTTAACAAAAAACGAGAGGCTTTCAAACAGTACATGGGTAAAATTGATAAGACCAAACCCAAAAGATACAAGGTCCAAATCTGGGGGAAAGCCGCCATAG GACTTTACCTTTGGGAACATATTTTGGAAGGACCCCTCAACCCCACTGACAAGGTGGCtcagtggagggagggggaacTGCAGTCGGGAAAGATTGATTTCAG TTTTTACACTGGTCCCGCCGTGGTCCAGGGTCACGTCCCTCTGGATATGAACAGCCTGGTTCTTGTTCTCAATGGTCGCGAGCAGCAGAAGGTCTCTTACTCCACTCGGTGGCTGGAGCACGTCCAAGCTTTGGTTCAGTCTCACACTGTGTCTCACGTGGCCGTGGTCCTGCTGGGCAACGAGCACTGCAGCAATGAATGGATCGGCCCACATTTGAAGAGAAATGGTGGCTTTGTGGACCTGTTGTTTGTAGTGTACGACAGCCCCTGGGTCAACGACAAGGATGTCTTCCAGTGGCCCCTTGGTGTTGCCAC ATACAGACAATTTCCTATGATCAGGCCTAATGCCCAATTGATTACCTCCAACCGGCCATACCTCTGCAATTTCTTAGGAACTCTTTACAGAAATTCCTCCAGAGAAATGCTCATGCATGTGCTGAAACACTCAGGCATGGATAAAGAATGCATCACAGCTCCCAGGGAGAA GTGGCTCCCTCAGGAGACAGCTGACAGTCTGAGACAGTATCAAACAGCTCTGGCCCAGAGTGAGCTCACACTCTGCCCAGTCGGGATCAACACCGAGTGTTACCGCATCTACGAGGCATGCTCTTATGGCTCGGTGCCCGTGGTGGAAGACGTACTAACGCCCGGGAGCTGTGCTGCAGGGCCCAGCTCCCCGCTACGTCTCCTCAAAGCCGCCGGAGCACCCTTCGTCTTCATCAGCGACTGGAGGGAACTGCCATCCATCCTGGAAAGGGAGAAGGGAATGAGCCAGGAGCAGAGGGTCGACAGGAGGAGGCGGCTGCTCGAGTGGTACGCCAGCTTCCGTCAGCAGATGAAGGAGAGGTTCACTGAGGTCATCGAGGAGAATTTCTTCAAAAACGTCTGA
- the LOC125014797 gene encoding cytochrome b-c1 complex subunit Rieske, mitochondrial, with product MMSLASRSGALSPYLTATKQTIKSLVVPGAKELVPAAAPGAVRLAHTDIKVPDFSDYRRSEVQDPRHSSRESGDGRRAFSYMLTGAASVISVYAAKTVIVQFVSTMSASADVLAMSKVEIKLGDIPEGKNVTFKWRGKPLFVRHRTDKEIATEEAVNLGELRDPQHDKDRVVNPKWVIVLGVCTHLGCVPIANAGDYGGYYCPCHGSHYDASGRIRRGPAPLNLEVPYYEFLDDETIVVG from the exons ATGATGTCCCTAGCCTCTCGATCCGGGGCTCTTTCCCCTTACCTCacggcaacaaaacaaacaattaaaagccTGGTGGTCCCCGGAGCCAAGGAGCTGGTGCCCGCTGCAG CTCCTGGAGCAGTACGCCTTGCCCACACAGACATCAAGGTCCCCGACTTTTCAGACTACCGTCGTAGCGAGGTTCAGGACCCCAGACACTCCTCCCGGGAGAGCGGCGATGGCAGAAGGGCATTCTCCTACATGCTCACCGGAGCCGCCTCTGTGATCAGCGTCTACGCGGCCAAGACAGTGATCGTCCAGTTCGTCTCCACCATGAGCGCGTCAGCCGATGTCCTGGCCATGTCCAAAGTTGAGATCAAGTTGGGCGACATCCCAGAGGGCAAGAACGTCACCTTCAAGTGGAGAGGAAAGCCCCTGTTCGTCCGTCACCGCACAGATAAGGAGATCGCTACGGAGGAAGCTGTGAACCTCGGCGAGCTGCGAGACCCCCAGCACGACAAGGATAGGGTGGTCAACCCTAAATGGGTCATCGTTCTCGGCGTGTGCACCCACCTGGGTTGTGTGCCCATCGCTAATGCTGGAGACTACGGTGGTTACTACTGTCCTTGCCACGGCTCCCACTACGATGCTTCTGGAAGAATAAGAAGGGGACCTGCCCCACTCAATCTGGAGGTTCCCTATTATGAGTTTTTGGATGACGAAACCATTGTGGTGGGATAA